A stretch of the Elephas maximus indicus isolate mEleMax1 chromosome 3, mEleMax1 primary haplotype, whole genome shotgun sequence genome encodes the following:
- the LOC126073802 gene encoding LOW QUALITY PROTEIN: olfactory receptor 6Y1-like (The sequence of the model RefSeq protein was modified relative to this genomic sequence to represent the inferred CDS: inserted 1 base in 1 codon) encodes MPVMITKILEADNHTATTHFILLAFPXQLLLFSVFLATYLLTVLENFLIILVIHSDGQLHKPMYFFLSHLSFLEMWYVTVIIPKMLVDFLSYDKSISFNGCMTQLYFFVTFVCTEYILLAVMAFDRYVAICNPLRYRVIMTNELCGTLAGGCWFCGLMTAMIKMVFITRLHYCGTPHINHYFCDISPLLNVSCEDTSQAELVDFFLALMVIAAPLCVVVSSYATILTTILRIPSAQGRQKAFSTCATHLTVVTLFYSTTLFTYTRPKLMYAYNSNKVVSVLYTVIVPLLNPIIYCLRNRDVKAALKKTILHKGSGPKEDKALSS; translated from the exons CCAGTCATGATCACCAAGATTCTGGAGGCAGATAATCATACAGCTACAACacatttcattcttctggcatttc TCCAGCTGCtcctcttttctgttttcttggcaACATACCTGCTGACAGTGCTCGAGAACTTTCTTATCATACTAGTCATCCACAGTGATGGACAGCTGCACAagcccatgtacttctttctgaGCCACCTTTCTTTCCTGGAGATGTGGTACGTCACAGTCATCATCCCCAAGATGCTGGTAGATTTCCTCAGCTATGACAAGAGCATTTCTTTCAATGGCTGCATGACTCAGCTTTACTTCTTTGTGACCTTTGTCTGTACTGAGTACATCCTCCTTGCTGTCATGGCctttgaccgctatgtggccatttgtaacccaCTACGCTACCGAGTCATCATGACAAATGAGCTTTGTGGTACACTGGCTGGGGGATGTTGGTTCTGTGGACTCATGACTGCCATGATTAAGATGGTTTTCATAACCCGACTGCACTACTGTGGCACACCTCACATCAATCACTACTTTTGTGATATCTCTCCACTCCTCAATGTTTCCTGTGAGGACACTTCACAGGCTGAGTTGGTGGACTTCTTCTTGGCTCTCATGGTCATTGCTGCTCCCCTTTGTGTCGTGGTGTCATCTTATGCCACCATCCTCACCACCATCCTCAGAATTCCTTCTGCTCAGGGCCGCCAAAAGGCATTCTCCACCTGTGCCACTCACCTGACAGTTGTAACACTCTTCTATTCCACTACCCTTTTCACCTACACCCGCCCCAAGCTCATGTATGCCTACAATTCCAACAAAGTAGTATCTGTGCTCTACACTGTCATTGTCCCCCTCCTCAACCCCATCATTTATTGTCTAAGAAACCGTGATGTAAAGGCAGCTCTCAAGAAGACCATACTGCACAAAGGAAGTGGGCCCAAGGAAGATAAGGCTTTGAGTAGTTAA